CTTGATGACCAGCGCCCGCTTCAGCTTTTCCGCCAGGTCGTATGACTTTTCTACATTCGATTCGATGATTTTGACGTTATACTCCTTTTCCAGCTCATGGGCAATGATGTATCCTGTCTGTCCGCCGCCCAAAATCATCACGTTTTCGATTTTCACATTCTCCTTGCCTGCAATTCGCACAACATCCTGGACATTTTCCCGAGCTACGATGACAAAGATGCGGTCATTGTGAACCAGAAAGTCATTGCCCCGTGGTATCTTAGTGACATCCTTGCGATGAATGGCGATGACCCGAAAGATAAAATCAGGATATTTTTTGGACAGCTCGCTCAGCGGAATATTCAGAATCGGATTGTCCCGCTCCAATTGGATGCCCATGACGATGATTTTGCCTTTGGCAAATTCGATAACATCGGTCGCTGCCGCTTGCTTCAACAAACGCACTGCCCCCTGTGCCGCCACCGATTCGGGATGAATAATCAGGTCGATATTAAATTTCTGAGCATTAATCGGGGCGTCCGTGCGGAGAAATTCCCTGTTTTTCACTCGAGCAACGGTTCGTGCGACCCCGTATTCTTTGGCTGCAATAGCCGCCAGCAGGTTCACCTCATCCGAATCGGTGACCGCCACCACCAGATCCGCTTTTTCGATGCCTGCGCTCTCTAATATTCTGAAACTGGTGCCACTGCCCTGAAAAACATGCGCATCCAGCGTCTCAGCCGCATGCGTGTATCTATCATGATCCTTTTCGATCAATACGATGTCATGTTTCTCATAGGACAGCATCTTGGCCAGATGATAGCCAATATCGCCCGCACCAATGATAATAATGTTCACTTTCGTTTACCTCTTTCAAATTTTTGCTGGATAAATATATGAATTTTTTTGTAAAAGTCAAATGGAAATTAAAGGCTGACAAAGGATTACGATGGGGTGAGAAGTCTGATGATTCGATATTAAAATGAAATGAGGAAGGTAGGAATGGTGGAGTGTTGGAGTTTTGGAGTGTTGGAGTGTTGGAGCATTGGAATGTTGGAGTGTTTGAGTATTGGATTATTGGAGTGTTGAATTATTGGGGCATTGATTAGCACTACTTAGTTAGATGAAAAGACGACGTGTCATTCCGAACGAAGCGTAGCGGAGTGAGGAATCTGTACATGTCGATAAATTCGGAGTAAACAGATTTCTCGCTCCACTCGAAATGACACGCAAGGTGAATTAAGATAATTTGACTAAGGAGAATTATTCAATCGCTCAATTTTTATTTATTGTAGATTTTCTTGATAT
Above is a genomic segment from candidate division KSB1 bacterium containing:
- the trkA gene encoding Trk system potassium transporter TrkA encodes the protein MNIIIIGAGDIGYHLAKMLSYEKHDIVLIEKDHDRYTHAAETLDAHVFQGSGTSFRILESAGIEKADLVVAVTDSDEVNLLAAIAAKEYGVARTVARVKNREFLRTDAPINAQKFNIDLIIHPESVAAQGAVRLLKQAAATDVIEFAKGKIIVMGIQLERDNPILNIPLSELSKKYPDFIFRVIAIHRKDVTKIPRGNDFLVHNDRIFVIVARENVQDVVRIAGKENVKIENVMILGGGQTGYIIAHELEKEYNVKIIESNVEKSYDLAEKLKRALVIKGDGLDLDLMAMEGIVDMDAFIAVTGDDETNIVSCLMAKHLKVPRIIALINRTDYWSIIPTIGINAYISKQLLTVNSILKFIRRGTVVNVASIPGIAAEVIELIPKKGSKITRKTLRELDFPDGAIVGAVMRDDQVFIPVGDTQVKAGDKVVVFSLPSDIHEVEEFFN